Proteins encoded within one genomic window of Gambusia affinis linkage group LG09, SWU_Gaff_1.0, whole genome shotgun sequence:
- the sqstm1 gene encoding sequestosome-1, with translation MSVTVKAYLLGKDEQVKEIRRFAVDQDVSCSFEYLSRKVAAVFSNLSGSTCSLFYKDEDGDLVAFSSDDELMMGLSFVKDATFRLYIRERKEHRRDFPLHAFPPFAFGPPPPHHHGPAHMAPPPAVHPNVTCDGCEGTVVGTRFKCSVCPDYDLCSACQAQGKHTEHALLPIWHPLQHWFPRGKWMKRMRHCGMWNQNPNPEQNQNQEQAGAAKPAADSSAPSASQASVDFLKNIGEGVAAMLSPLGIDVDIDVEHEGQKTKVTPPTQSGAEPGDVEMNEEGGASNEDGVNQGSKVSRDSDEEWTHLSSKEVDPSTGELQSLQLEGRVPPEPGAPQQGPTGLREAALYPHLPQEADPRLVESLAAMLSMGFSDEGGWLTHLLQAKNGDIGAALDAIQYAKQPRPHQ, from the exons ATGTCTGTGACAGTAAAGGCCTACCTGCTGGGGAAGGACGAGCAGGTGAAGGAGATCCGCCGCTTCGCGGTGGACCAGGACGTTTCCTGCAGCTTCGAGTACCTGAGCCGAAAGGTGGCGGCGGTCTTCTCCAACCTGAGCGGCTCCACCTGCAGCCTCTTCTACAAAG ATGAAGATGGAGACCTGGTGGCGTTTTCCTCTGATGATGAGCTGATGATGGGGCTGAGCTTCGTGAAGGACGCCACGTTCCGCCTCTACATCAGAG AGAGGAAGGAGCACCGTCGGGACTTCCCTCTTCACGCCTTTCCCCCCTTCGCCTTCGgcccccctcctcctcatcatcatggCCCCGCCCACATGGCCCCGCCCCCCGCCGTCCACCCTAACGTGACGTGTGACGGCTGCGAAGGCACGGTGGTGGGAACTCGCTTCAAATGCTCGGTGTGTCCGGACTACGACCTTTGCTCCGCCTGCCAGGCTCAGGGGAAGCATACTGAGCACGCTCTGCTGCCCATCTGGCACCCCCTGCAG CACTGGTTTCCTCGGGGGAAGTGGATGAAGAGGATGAGACATTGTGGAATGTGGAACCAGAACCCGAACccggagcagaaccagaaccaggaacagGCTGGGGCTGCTAAACCTGCAGCGGACAGCAGCGCCCCCTCTG CCTCCCAGGCCAGCGTGGACTTCCTGAAGAACATCGGTGAGGGCGTGGCCGCCATGCTGAGCCCGCTGG GCATCGACGTGGACATCGATGTGGAACACGAAGGTCAGAAGACCAAGGTGACCCCGCCCACTCAGAGCGGCGCAGAGCCAGGTGACGTAGAGATGAACGAAGAAGGCGGAGCCAGCAACGAGGACGGAGTCAAccaagggtcaaag GTGAGCCGGGACTCTGACGAGGAGTGGACTCACCTGAGCTCCAAGGAGGTGGACCCGTCCACAGGTGAGCTGCAGTCGCTGCAGCTGGAGGGCCGGGTGCCACCGGAGCCCGGGGCCCCGCAGCAGGGGCCCACCGGCCTGCGGGAGGCCGCGCTCTACCCACACCTGCCTCAAG AAGCCGACCCGCGTCTGGTGGAGTCGCTGGCGGCCATGTTGTCCATGGGCTTCAGCGACGAAGGCGGCTGGCTGACTCACCTGCTGCAGGCCAAGAACGGAGACATCGGCGCCGCGCTTGATGCCATCCAGTACGCCAAGCAGCCCCGCCCCCACCAGTGA
- the rnf4 gene encoding RING finger protein 4 — MSSSAQRKRRPAGSSVVSRTRTKTSRAASGRTRRAAGAGDPAPPTEPIDVMDGAEDGVEEVVDLTCEGSESAVVDLTTNNESVLLVDEGPPGESYVLSSDEDEDAPTVVQAAITATAHTSRLTPGLISCPVCLDLYSEIVESGRLVVSTKCGHVFCSQCLRDALTSSHTCPTCRKRLTSRQYHPLYI, encoded by the exons ATGAGCAGCTCG GCTCAGAGGAAGCGGCGACCCGCTGGAAGCTCTGTggtctccagaaccagaaccaagaccaGCAGAGCGGCCAGCGGTCGGACCCGCAGGGCAGCCGGCGCTGGAGACCCCGCCCCCCCCACAGAGCCCATTGACGTGATGGACGGCGCCGAGGACG GTGTGGAGGAGGTGGTGGACCTCACCTGCGAGGGATCAGAGTCTGCTGTGGTCGACCTGACGACCAACAACGAGTCTGTGCTG CTGGTGGACGAAG GGCCTCCAGGTGAAAGCTATGTTCTGAgcagtgatgaagatgaagacgCGCCCACTGTCGTTCAAGCTGCCATCACCGCTACTGCACACACGTCCAG GTTGACTCCAGGTCTCATCAGCTGTCCCGTCTGTCTGGACCTGTACTCCGAG ATCGTAGAGAGCGGGCGATTGGTCGTCTCCACGAAGTGCGGCCACGTGTTCTGCAGCCAGTGTCTGAGGGACGCTCTGACATCATCACACACCTGCCCCACCTGCAGGAAGCGGCTCACCTCACGCCAGTACCACCCTCTTTACATCTga
- the selenot2 gene encoding selenoprotein T2, translated as MAEFGSGGLLAALLLFTTLTLRDIYVGRSDYRTGAFSETEQESGKPPKVALYSGPVLQFRYCISUGYSKVFQEYSQAISQVYPDIRIQGENYPPTLLNRLVGNLVSYLKLVSILLIISGQNPFLLLGTDTPAVWTWTQNNKIFSCLMAFFISNMMETHFLSTGAFEVTLNDVPVWSKLQSGYVPNIQEMFRILDTHLKMNQADRVTFTSA; from the exons ATGGCGGAGTTCGGTTCGGGCGGTCTGCTCGCGGCTCTGCTGCTCTTTACGACCCTCACCTTACGGGATATTTATGTGGGCCGGTCGGATTACAGAACCGGCGCCTTTTCAGAAACCGAACAGGAGAGCGGGAAACCCCCAAAAGTGGCGCTGTACTCCGGCCCAGTGCTCCAGTTCCGCTACTG caTCTCCTGAGGCTACAGTAAAGTCTTCCAGGAATACTCCCAGGCCATCAGCCAGGTGTATCCAGACATTCGCATCCAGGGGGAGAACTACCCCCCCACCCTGCTCAACAG gctCGTTGGTAATCTGGTCTCCTACCTGAAGCTTGTCTccatcctcctcatcatcagCGGTCAGAACCCTTTCCTGCTCCTCGGTACCGACACGCCTGCGGTTTGGACCTGGACTCAGAACAACAAG ATCTTCTCATGTCTGATGGCCTTCTTCATCAGTAACATGATGGAGACTCACTTCCTGTCTACGGGAGCCTTCGAGGTCACGCTGAACG ATGTTCCCGTGTGGTCCAAACTGCAGTCGGGCTACGTTCCGAACATCCAGGAAATGTTCCGGATCCTCGACACACACCTGAAAATGAACCAGGCCGACCGTGTCACCTTCACCTCCGCTTAG